From the genome of Nasonia vitripennis strain AsymCx chromosome 1, Nvit_psr_1.1, whole genome shotgun sequence, one region includes:
- the LOC100679165 gene encoding uncharacterized protein LOC100679165 isoform X2 has protein sequence MSATSWRLAAVLGLILCLGLCGVQSKEYKFIADRIQIRNRHVIVDHQPLKNNTLVYAACGIPHERESMNCSVALMSYHTPAGPNNIARKACQVLRRAPEGSYIMQDFQLKLLFSDYVIFMWTERSIKEDDQTLARQLFYRTIDMSNCKSIEKKIDFLAHSRPINVDDFYVVPYQETFDLYFNNETLCRNMMCGLTQNKRGKIINGPVPTYLPSDQFRYENFLYPVKPISAAWGLFILSKQLRLVSSNAGEIKYLMDYPTGLQGQAVSSNNGYLGFCWITHDVNQLNCTQFNSLGEQTMRFALGQNYHRFGSWLGVSNPKSGGMLLLTSNCNDQSWCDSNTDAVQFNLYKVEQSRQGYAIGLIEQFSGIDCNYVRDVKTEIFEQDNGDICFVFACLVREGEAGDAHFYVKSKCVDASSAESSIQRSERARCDDSFDPNCNPIIIT, from the exons ATGTCAGCAACGTCGTGGAGACTCGCGGCCGTTCTCGGCCTGATCCTCTGCCTCGGTCTTTGCGGCGTTCAGTCGAAGGAGTACAAGTTCATCGCGGACCGAATACAGATTCGCAACCGACATGTCATCGTCGACCACCAGCCTCTCAAGAACAACACGCTGGTCTACGCCGCCTGTGGAATCCCCCACGAGCGGGAGTCCATGAACTGTTCGGTGGCCCTCATGTCCTACCACACACCCGCTGGTCCCAACAACATCGCCAGAAAGGCTTGTCAGGTGTTGCGCCGGGCTCCCGAGGGCAGCTACATCATGCAGGACTTCCAGCTGAAGCTGCTCTTCTCCGACTACGTGATCTTCATGTGGACCGAGAGGTCGATCAAGGAGGATGACCAGACTCTGGCACGTCAGCTGTTCTACCGCACCATCGACATGTCCAACTGCAAATCCATAGAGAAGAAGATCGACTTCCTGGCCCACTCGAGGCCCATCAACGTCGACGACTTCTACGTGGTGCCCTACCAGGAGACCTTCGATCTCTACTTCAACAACGAGACTCTCTGCCGCAACATGATGTGCGGCCTGACGCAGAACAAGAGGGGCAAGATCATAAACGGGCCGGTGCCGACGTACCTGCCGAGCGACCAGTTCAGGTACGAGAACTTCCTCTACCCAGTCAAGCCCATCTCCGCAGCTTGGGGCCTCTTCATCCTGTCCAAGCAGCTTCGCCTGGTCAGCTCGAACGCCGGCGAGATCAAGTACCTCATGGACTATCCGACCGGTCTTCAGGGTCAGGCCGTTTCTAGCAACAACGGCTATCTAG GTTTCTGCTGGATAACGCACGACGTCAACCAGCTCAACTGCACTCAATTCAACTCGCTCGGAGAGCAGACGATGCGATTCGCGCTCGGCCAGAACTATCACAGATTCGGAAGCTGGCTAGGGGTGAGCAACCCCAAGAGCGGAGGTATGCTTCTGCTGACGAGCAACTGCAACGACCAGAGCTGGTGCGATAGCAACACGGACGCGGTGCAGTTCAACCTGTACAAGGTGGAGCAGTCGAGGCAAGGTTACGCCATCGGGCTGATCGAGCAGTTCAGCGGCATCGACTGCAATTACGTCAGAGACGTCAAGACCGAGATCTTCGAGCAAGACAACGGAGACATTTGTTTCGTCTTTGCCTGTCTCGTGCGGGAGGGCGAAGCGGGCGACGCGCACTTTTACGTCAAGTCCAAGTGCGTCGACGCCTCGAGCGCAGAGTCCAGTATTCAGAGATCGGAGAGAGCTCGCTGCGACGACTCGTTCGATCCGAACTGCAACCCGATCATTATAACCTAG
- the LOC100679165 gene encoding uncharacterized protein LOC100679165 isoform X1 encodes MSATSWRLAAVLGLILCLGLCGVQSKEYKFIADRIQIRNRHVIVDHQPLKNNTLVYAACGIPHERESMNCSVALMSYHTPAGPNNIARKACQVLRRAPEGSYIMQDFQLKLLFSDYVIFMWTERSIKEDDQTLARQLFYRTIDMSNCKSIEKKIDFLAHSRPINVDDFYVVPYQETFDLYFNNETLCRNMMCGLTQNKRGKIINGPVPTYLPSDQFRYENFLYPVKPISAAWGLFILSKQLRLVSSNAGEIKYLMDYPTGLQGQAVSSNNGYLGTCWLPSFYTSPLRNNRNVLNCKQFDSQGNQAMDFTLAQESLNFDNYLALSNLRNGGMLLLTTSCTGHCQSKDTMILDAYKIRNNQIKRVFRLPNKAAARATNHCTSFKDVRAEIFEKDNGQLCWSIFCQQVDLEVNETKAAVVSMCAQVTDAELDAEQQEAIRVPEERLPRMFTPGIRNL; translated from the exons ATGTCAGCAACGTCGTGGAGACTCGCGGCCGTTCTCGGCCTGATCCTCTGCCTCGGTCTTTGCGGCGTTCAGTCGAAGGAGTACAAGTTCATCGCGGACCGAATACAGATTCGCAACCGACATGTCATCGTCGACCACCAGCCTCTCAAGAACAACACGCTGGTCTACGCCGCCTGTGGAATCCCCCACGAGCGGGAGTCCATGAACTGTTCGGTGGCCCTCATGTCCTACCACACACCCGCTGGTCCCAACAACATCGCCAGAAAGGCTTGTCAGGTGTTGCGCCGGGCTCCCGAGGGCAGCTACATCATGCAGGACTTCCAGCTGAAGCTGCTCTTCTCCGACTACGTGATCTTCATGTGGACCGAGAGGTCGATCAAGGAGGATGACCAGACTCTGGCACGTCAGCTGTTCTACCGCACCATCGACATGTCCAACTGCAAATCCATAGAGAAGAAGATCGACTTCCTGGCCCACTCGAGGCCCATCAACGTCGACGACTTCTACGTGGTGCCCTACCAGGAGACCTTCGATCTCTACTTCAACAACGAGACTCTCTGCCGCAACATGATGTGCGGCCTGACGCAGAACAAGAGGGGCAAGATCATAAACGGGCCGGTGCCGACGTACCTGCCGAGCGACCAGTTCAGGTACGAGAACTTCCTCTACCCAGTCAAGCCCATCTCCGCAGCTTGGGGCCTCTTCATCCTGTCCAAGCAGCTTCGCCTGGTCAGCTCGAACGCCGGCGAGATCAAGTACCTCATGGACTATCCGACCGGTCTTCAGGGTCAGGCCGTTTCTAGCAACAACGGCTATCTAG GTACCTGCTGGCTGCCATCCTTCTACACGTCGCCCTTACGTAACAATAGGAACGTGCTGAACTGCAAGCAGTTCGATTCCCAAGGCAACCAAGCCATGGATTTCACACTGGCTCAGGAGAGCCTGAACTTCGACAATTACCTGGCGCTGAGCAACTTGAGGAACGGAGGCATGCTGCTCCTCACGACTAGCTGCACCGGGCATTGCCAGAGCAAAGACACCATGATCCTGGACGCTTATAAGATTCGCAACAACCAGATCAAGCGCGTCTTCAGGCTGCCCAACAAGGCAGCGGCAAGAGCAACCAACCACTGCACTTCCTTCAAAGACGTCAGGGCGGAGATCTTCGAGAAGGACAACGGCCAACTCTGCTGGAGTATTTTCTGTCAACAGGTCGACTTGGAGGTCAATGAAACGAAGGCCGCCGTGGTGTCCATGTGCGCCCAAGTGACGGACGCGGAACTCGATGCTGAGCAGCAAGAAGCTATTCGCGTGCCGGAGGAACGTCTTCCCAGAATGTTCACACCGGGCATCAGGAATCTGTAA
- the LOC116416031 gene encoding uncharacterized protein LOC116416031 produces MSSSKPASALSRQATSMLGLRLIGLVLFASSAALSQRLEQQQQQQQEQQPYVGVRSFRKELTDPRILAVHNDTFDGHTRLSYVKSAWNKYSDETADGSTSWLVYNVVIETYVDGLTFRKSCWTNLTAQESKENVRLVSLQDSDRAVLMWTEMLEPPSLAKLKVYLVDAKNCSWKNVTELTVNLPLNRPFDRNVFVVPYTRVFDLMFSNLDSCKRRLCRASYDIEGRIVGNVSILQDDSYDPSLSSPGSSGHLPHFAPVLPGSAAKGYFMFVEEADQLKLKTLDPTGELSNSRIAHVVPRLPEEGRPFITSNSHETFGYCFILLANRSIQCRQYDSGLNIKSNLTWTLGYNSRRASMLNLASGGFLLLTEDSQYGSQYLTKVESDGRRSDPMELTMGGGKGSQLCGPAMLYEKSRGDFYCAYGLCWDQPKSSLKVDVRCVPKRYFAAK; encoded by the exons ATGTCCAGTTCCAAGCCGGCCAGCGCGTTATCGAGACAAGCCACTAGCATGCTCGGGCTACGACTCATCGGGCTCGTGCTCTTCGCCAGCTCGGCAGCTCTGTCCCAACGactcgagcagcagcagcagcagcagcaggagcagcagccTTACGTCGGCGTGCGCAGCTTCCGCAAGGAGCTGACGGATCCGCGCATCCTCGCGGTGCACAACGACACCTTCGACGGCCACACCCGGCTCTCGTACGTCAAGAGCGCCTGGAACAAGTACTCGGACGAGACTGCGGACGGCAGCACGAGCTGGCTGGTTTACAACGTCGTGATCGAGACGTACGTGGACGGCCTCACCTTCCGCAAGTCCTGCTGGACGAATCTGACCGCCCAGGAGAGCAAGGAGAACGTGCGGCTGGTCAGCCTGCAGGACAGCGACCGGGCCGTGCTCATGTGGACAGAGATGCTCGAGCCGCCGTCTCTGGCCAAGCTCAAGGTGTACCTGGTGGACGCGAAAAACTGCAGCTGGAAGAACGTGACCGAGCTGACCGTGAACCTGCCGCTCAACAGGCCCTTCGACAGAAACGTCTTCGTGGTGCCCTACACGCGGGTATTCGACCTGATGTTCTCCAACCTGGACAGCTGCAAGAGGCGCCTCTGCAGGGCCTCGTACGACATCGAAG GGAGAATCGTCGGGAACGTGTCGATACTGCAGGACGACTCGTACGACCCGTCGCTCAGCAGCCCGGGCTCGTCCGGCCACTTGCCGCACTTTGCGCCGGTGCTGCCCGGCAGTGCGGCCAAGGGCTACTTCATGTTCGTCGAGGAGGCTGACCAGCTCAAGCTCAAGACGCTCGACCCCACGGGCGAGTTGAGCAACTCGCGCATCGCTCACGTCGTGCCCCGGCTGCCGGAAGAGGGTCGCCCCTTCATCACGTCCAACTCGCACGAGACGTTCGGCTACTGCTTCATCCTGCTGGCCAACCGCAGCATCCAGTGCCGCCAGTACGACTCGGGCCTGAACATCAAGAGCAATCTCACCTGGACCCTGGGCTACAACTCGAGGCGCGCCTCCATGCTCAACCTCGCCTCGGGAGGCTTTCTGCTGCTGACCGAGGACTCCCAGTACGGCAGCCAGTACCTGACCAAGGTCGAGTCGGACGGCCGACGCAGCGACCCGATGGAGCTGACGATGGGCGGCGGCAAGGGCTCGCAGCTCTGCGGACCTGCGATGCTCTACGAGAAGAGCAGGGGCGACTTTTACTGCGCCTACGGGCTCTGCTGGGATCAGCCCAAGAGCAGCCTCAAGGTCGACGTTCGCTGCGTGCCCAAGCGCTACTTTGCCGCGAAATGA
- the LOC100115831 gene encoding uncharacterized protein LOC100115831, translated as MKENKSASSTRRVLLWALCAAHVFVAESRLLPRISSFDKQLSFNGRRIILSSAKNAITDNESFLYATCSSQEETFKDNRCNVTLETPAFDGGATYRDFCMLQLAVTNPNTESFTDLRLQPFGDDRALLSWLVKDHDWNSKYAVVRILPMSSCKYVDLVLPADKLQAVLPNNQNGFDVVVRNKTFCGSENCRLSFDAQGKKIGGPTQFLANVKFHKVSSLVPASRGPIGKGQPQFYALVTVPTEHRLSLLQVGQDGKGSELLTVPDHVIIKLSNSHDLLSACWASERTNVTCRQFDSRANKKLGVVLEFIDEPGFAPVRWVQPHNFGVLEPELLLVTGQMRREDDRKFTSFSVIRIHSDGHRDRPLEVEGLEFKCTTIRDLHVDVSENDPEDELCIHFACENTDYGEHGSKDSLKFGSRCIPRRHVTLAKRQPSVVN; from the coding sequence ATGAAGGAGAACAAGAGCGCGTCGTCTACGCGACGCGTGCTGCTCTGGGCATTGTGCGCGGCTCACGTTTTCGTCGCGGAATCCCGACTGCTACCTCGAATCTCCAGCTTCGATAAGCAGCTGAGCTTCAACGGGAGGCGCATAATTCTCAGCTCGGCGAAAAATGCCATCACCGACAACGAGAGCTTCCTCTACGCGACCTGCAGCTCTCAGGAGGAGACCTTCAAGGATAATCGTTGCAACGTCACTCTGGAAACGCCGGCCTTCGACGGTGGAGCTACTTACAGGGATTTCTGCATGTTGCAACTCGCGGTCACGAACCCGAACACCGAGTCCTTCACGGACTTGAGGCTTCAGCCCTTCGGTGACGACAGGGCTCTGCTGTCCTGGCTCGTCAAGGACCACGATTGGAACTCCAAGTACGCCGTTGTCAGGATCCTGCCCATGTCCAGCTGCAAGTACGTCGACTTGGTGCTGCCGGCCGACAAGCTCCAAGCAGTGCTGCCCAACAACCAGAACGGCTTCGACGTGGTCGTCAGGAACAAGACCTTCTGCGGCTCGGAAAACTGCAGGCTCAGCTTCGACGCACAGGGCAAGAAGATCGGCGGACCGACGCAGTTTCTGGCCAACGTCAAGTTCCACAAAGTGTCGAGCCTCGTGCCCGCGAGTCGTGGACCGATCGGCAAGGGCCAGCCTCAGTTTTACGCTCTGGTTACGGTTCCGACCGAGCACCGGCTCAGCCTGCTGCAGGTCGGCCAGGACGGCAAGGGAAGCGAGCTCCTCACCGTCCCGGATCACGTGATCATCAAGCTGTCCAACTCGCACGACTTGCTCAGCGCCTGCTGGGCCAGCGAGAGGACCAACGTCACCTGCAGGCAGTTCGACTCGAGGGCGAACAAGAAGCTCGGCGTGGTGCTCGAGTTCATCGACGAACCGGGATTCGCGCCCGTCAGGTGGGTCCAGCCTCATAACTTTGGAGTCCTGGAGCCCGAACTGCTGCTCGTCACCGGGCAGATGAGAAGAGAGGACGATCGCAAGTTCACGAGCTTCAGCGTCATCCGGATCCACTCCGACGGCCATCGCGACAGGCCTTTGGAGGTTGAGGGGCTCGAGTTCAAATGCACAACCATCAGGGATCTACACGTCGACGTCAGCGAGAACGACCCGGAGGACGAGCTGTGCATTCACTTCGCTTGCGAGAACACCGACTACGGAGAGCACGGCAGCAAGGACTCGCTCAAGTTTGGCAGCAGATGCATCCCCAGGAGACACGTGACCTTGGCGAAGCGTCAACCTTCGGTGGTCAACTAG
- the LOC100679260 gene encoding uncharacterized protein LOC100679260 produces MQSSHVAVVLLLMSLMQLQRASSTGFGVGRRLPGDEEILSLSEKSRGSADYVVNFAKTYSVEDDDESRLITRLVVEDAMHESGAQAAIIAGGPGQSFVSLAYTIPRYSEMEFAVRIYAKRPAFRKIP; encoded by the coding sequence ATGCAGTCGAGCCACGTGGCTGTTGTACTACTGCTCATGTCCCTGATGCAGCTGCAAAGAGCCTCTTCAACCGGATTCGGCGTTGGCCGCCGTCTCCCGGGCGACGAGGAAATCCTGAGCCTCTCGGAGAAATCACGGGGCTCGGCGGACTACGTCGTCAACTTTGCCAAGACGTACTCGgtcgaagacgacgacgagagccgGCTGATCACGCGTCTCGTCGTCGAGGATGCGATGCACGAGTCTGGAGCTCAGGCGGCGATCATCGCCGGCGGCCCAGGTCAATCCTTCGTCAGTCTGGCCTATACTATACCCAGGTACAGCGAGATGGAGTTCGCGGTGAGAATCTATGCGAAGCGACCAGCTTTTAGAAAAATACCTTGA
- the LOC116416032 gene encoding mite allergen Der f 3-like, protein MVGGFVAKPGDFKYQVSLQSNHVHMCGGALISDQQVLTAAHCVVNGPDNHFYDELTIKAGIKNLDDPNFVYAEVQELAVSNPYMNSQELFYVYDFAILKLRTKIDLRNSNVQVVKLPAFNTHDIYTGKYTDVAGWSTAYNIVRKTYVDPNELLALALEI, encoded by the exons ATGGTGGGCGGCTTCGTGGCCAAGCCAGGGGATTTCAAGTACCAGGTGTCGCTGCAGTCCAACCACGTGCACATGTGCGGCGGTGCTCTGATCAGCGATCAGCAGGTTCTCACTGCGGCCCACTGCGTCGTCAACGGACCGGACAACCACTTCTACGACGAGCTGACCATCAAGGCTGGCATCAAGAACTTGGACGACCCCAACTTCGTCTACGCGGAGGTTCAGGAGTTGGCCGTGTCCAACCCGTACATGAACTCTCAAGAGCTGTTCTACGTCTACGATTTCGCCATACTCAAG TTGAGAACCAAGATCGACCTGCGCAATTCGAACGTCCAAGTGGTCAAGTTACCCGCCTTCAACACCCACGACATCTACACGGGCAAATACACTGACGTAGCTGGTTGGAGCACAGCGTACAACATCGTGCGTAAAACCTACGTCGATCCGAACGAACTGCTCGCCCTGGCCCTGGAGATCTGA